A genome region from Salvelinus alpinus chromosome 26, SLU_Salpinus.1, whole genome shotgun sequence includes the following:
- the LOC139555357 gene encoding brain and acute leukemia cytoplasmic protein isoform X2, whose amino-acid sequence MGCGGSRSDTIIEPRYHESWTRETESTWLTNTDAEAALSTINSKGLEGIQKEKRMMVTTGTQCGKQTLTSSGPNHWRSCHDIGLTQAKKESRRRASKEVPAPSKAVQSVCGSGDTVPLSQAGDER is encoded by the exons ATGGGTTGTGGAGGAAGCCGGTCCGACACAATAATCGAACCGAGATATCATGAAAGCTGGACCCGAGAAACCGAGTCAACATGGCTCACCAATACAGACGCCGAGGCTGCTCTTTCTACTATCAACA GTAAAGGGCTGGAGGGTATTCAGAAGGAGAAGAGGATGATGGTGACCACAGGGACCCAGTGTGGGAAGCAGACCCTCACCAGCTCTGGACCCAACCACTGGCGGTCCTGCCACGATATAGGCCTCACT CAAGCGAAAAAGGAGTCCAGAAGGAGAGCATCGAAGGAGGTTCCTGCTCCGTCTAAAGCGGTCCAGTCTGTCTGTGGTAGTGGGGATACCGTCCCACTCAGTCAGGCCGGTGATGAAAGGTGA
- the LOC139555357 gene encoding brain and acute leukemia cytoplasmic protein isoform X1 — MGCGGSRSDTIIEPRYHESWTRETESTWLTNTDAEAALSTINSKKCRDCGKYSGFKAEKYAGKGLEGIQKEKRMMVTTGTQCGKQTLTSSGPNHWRSCHDIGLTQAKKESRRRASKEVPAPSKAVQSVCGSGDTVPLSQAGDER; from the exons ATGGGTTGTGGAGGAAGCCGGTCCGACACAATAATCGAACCGAGATATCATGAAAGCTGGACCCGAGAAACCGAGTCAACATGGCTCACCAATACAGACGCCGAGGCTGCTCTTTCTACTATCAACAGTAAGAAGTGTCGTGATTGTGGAAAATATTCTGGATTTAAAGCTGAAAAATACGCAG GTAAAGGGCTGGAGGGTATTCAGAAGGAGAAGAGGATGATGGTGACCACAGGGACCCAGTGTGGGAAGCAGACCCTCACCAGCTCTGGACCCAACCACTGGCGGTCCTGCCACGATATAGGCCTCACT CAAGCGAAAAAGGAGTCCAGAAGGAGAGCATCGAAGGAGGTTCCTGCTCCGTCTAAAGCGGTCCAGTCTGTCTGTGGTAGTGGGGATACCGTCCCACTCAGTCAGGCCGGTGATGAAAGGTGA